The following proteins are encoded in a genomic region of Spirosoma sp. SC4-14:
- a CDS encoding SusD/RagB family nutrient-binding outer membrane lipoprotein: MKMKNKALYIAALASVLTTGCTDNFDTINTDPTKATAANWDPNYFLPNAQNSYINLGYGSMLYQAPAMQVLASTFSYYGNGDKYVNTQNSTSYQGTLFNTTYSTGTVLSEMLSLTQGKDQYSNLYNVGRIMQAMNILRGTDVYGDVPYTEAFKVKTSGIAQPKYDTQQSIYTAMLTDLDAAISALDASKAKITGDLYYGGDINKWKRFGYSLMLRSAMRLVKIDPATAKTWAEKAAAGGVFTSNADNAMEIADANNATSGIYSVYQVADDFRELRFSKTFIDALKSAGDPRLSAIAEVPQAGLANNKTQTLVGDNTASIQMGLPNGYDLNGGTTDIRKATGYPGPTGTGDDVAPLGNYSRPRISVYLKKAGTLMVMTYAETEFLLAEAKVRGWNVPGTAADHYKNGVIAAITELAQLDASATVSTDVATAFATAHPLDVSSTEASLNAINTQYWLETGSTFNFIETWMNWRRSGYPALAPVNYPGNVTNGQIPRRMIYLSSEILNNPTNYKDAVSRLTGGDLLTSRVWWDK; the protein is encoded by the coding sequence ATGAAAATGAAAAACAAGGCATTATATATAGCAGCGCTGGCATCGGTTCTGACAACAGGCTGTACGGATAATTTCGACACCATTAATACCGATCCAACAAAAGCGACTGCCGCCAACTGGGACCCGAACTACTTCCTCCCAAATGCGCAGAATAGCTATATTAATTTAGGATACGGAAGTATGCTGTATCAGGCACCAGCCATGCAGGTGCTGGCTTCAACGTTCAGCTACTACGGCAACGGCGACAAGTATGTGAATACGCAAAACTCGACCAGCTATCAGGGAACGCTATTCAATACCACCTATTCGACAGGAACCGTATTGTCCGAAATGCTGAGCCTCACGCAGGGGAAAGACCAATATTCGAACCTCTACAATGTTGGGCGGATCATGCAGGCCATGAACATTCTGCGCGGTACTGACGTATATGGCGATGTGCCCTATACAGAAGCCTTCAAAGTAAAAACGTCGGGTATTGCACAGCCTAAATACGATACGCAGCAGTCGATTTATACCGCTATGCTGACCGATCTCGACGCGGCTATTTCGGCGCTCGATGCCTCGAAGGCAAAAATTACCGGCGATCTCTATTATGGTGGCGACATCAACAAATGGAAGCGCTTTGGCTATTCGCTGATGCTTCGTTCGGCCATGCGCCTGGTGAAAATTGATCCGGCAACGGCAAAAACCTGGGCTGAGAAAGCGGCCGCTGGTGGTGTCTTTACTTCCAATGCCGATAATGCCATGGAAATTGCTGATGCCAACAATGCGACATCGGGAATCTACAGTGTGTATCAGGTAGCCGACGATTTCCGCGAACTACGGTTCTCGAAAACCTTTATCGATGCCCTCAAGTCGGCAGGCGATCCGCGGTTGAGTGCCATTGCCGAAGTGCCTCAGGCTGGTCTGGCCAATAACAAAACCCAGACCTTGGTTGGCGACAATACGGCTTCTATTCAGATGGGATTGCCAAACGGCTACGACCTGAACGGTGGCACTACCGACATTCGGAAAGCTACTGGCTACCCAGGCCCTACCGGAACTGGCGACGATGTTGCTCCGCTGGGCAATTACTCTCGTCCGCGGATATCGGTTTATCTGAAAAAGGCCGGTACGCTAATGGTGATGACCTATGCCGAAACGGAATTCCTGCTGGCCGAAGCAAAAGTTCGCGGCTGGAATGTGCCGGGTACGGCTGCCGATCACTACAAGAATGGTGTCATTGCCGCTATTACCGAACTGGCTCAGCTCGATGCCAGTGCAACCGTCTCTACCGATGTTGCTACGGCTTTTGCCACCGCCCATCCGCTTGATGTTAGTTCGACAGAAGCATCGCTGAATGCAATCAATACGCAATACTGGCTGGAAACGGGTTCGACCTTCAACTTCATCGAAACCTGGATGAACTGGCGCCGGTCGGGCTATCCGGCACTGGCACCAGTCAATTATCCGGGCAATGTAACAAACGGTCAGATTCCCCGCCGAATGATCTATCTCTCGTCCGAAATCCTGAATAATCCAACCAATTATAAGGATGCGGTTTCACGACTGACGGGTGGCGATTTGCTCACCAGTCGAGTCTGGTGGGATAAGTAA